ATGCTGCAGGGTTTGTAAACACTTCATCAAACACCTCGCGGAAGTCAGCGGCTTTTAGAATCCAGTCAATAAATACTGTATTCGAATCTGAAACAATTATGCAGTCGAAAAGCTCTTTGTTCTCGCCAATGAAACGCAGAAGATCTCCCATTCCCGCAGTGAAAGGGATCGTTGTCATAGTCCTTCTCATCTCCTCTTCTTGGACACCGCTGTCTCCCAGGTAGACAAAGACTCTGCCCATGTATTCCGTCCAGTGCCCGGGCTGGTAGGAGTTCCGTAGTCCATTAGGAAGCTTCTTCCCAGGAGCGCACTTCACAATCCAGGTGTCGCTATTTTCATCTACGATCGTATGGTCAAAGTCAAAAACCAGCAGGAATTTCATAGCTGTCCAGGGGCACTTCAcagaacaaacagaagagaaaaaaaaaatataaagggaaatatataaaaacctACTCAACTCCTGCCCCGATCTTGCGCTCGCGTGAGAAAAATCACGCGAGAAATGGGAGCTGTGACTCGGACACGGGCTGAGGAGGCTGCCTGCGGCCGCTCAGCTCCGGGACGCGAGGCCGAGGCGGG
The DNA window shown above is from Oxyura jamaicensis isolate SHBP4307 breed ruddy duck chromosome 7 unlocalized genomic scaffold, BPBGC_Ojam_1.0 oxy7_random_OJ72347, whole genome shotgun sequence and carries:
- the PHOSPHO2 gene encoding pyridoxal phosphate phosphatase PHOSPHO2, with product MKFLLVFDFDHTIVDENSDTWIVKCAPGKKLPNGLRNSYQPGHWTEYMGRVFVYLGDSGVQEEEMRRTMTTIPFTAGMGDLLRFIGENKELFDCIIVSDSNTVFIDWILKAADFREVFDEVFTNPAAFSSAGYLTVQNFHAHHCSKCPKNLCKRKVLKEFLDKQLERGVSYTQIVYIGDGGNDLCPVMSLRKNDIAMPRHGYTLEKRISQLSQDHSPVECSVLVWSTAVEIVSYLKLLIKE